The sequence below is a genomic window from Silene latifolia isolate original U9 population chromosome 7, ASM4854445v1, whole genome shotgun sequence.
AGATGTTCACCATCACTTTAAATCACAGATGCTAAATGTAGCTAAAAATTAAGTTGGGTTTAAAGGAGACaaaattctctccatttcctaaaaagaaattgAGAGGCCATTACCTATCAACTGCTCAGATTGTATTCTGTCAACATCGAACGTTTTACGATttatgcataaaaataaaggGTTAATAGAGTATTGATGAGAAAATCCGATTTATTAAATGggtttgtgaggggaaatggagAGAAGAAATGGAGATGATTCTTGTTGGGTTTAAAGCGTCCATAAATTCGGCATATTAAGTTGAGGAAGCCAGATGTCAAAAGATAACAATTATGGAGTTTTTCCTCTGTTCCGGTCAATTCTTGTCCTTTTATTTTGGCGCAAAGACAAAAAAAGGAGGAGTCAACCAATTATAAAATGACGAGTGGGCCAGTGGGCCAAATTGTGTGTGAATAATCTGCCCatcaatttcatttttaaaataaaaaagacAATAATTGAGTGAGACACACAAAACAGAATAaaacaacaaataaccgggacatATATTTGAAATCATTTTGCAATATTCGTCAAGAACTACTTTCAATTTGTTACAGCATTGTACCAAGATTTTCAAACTATTGTTGCATATACTTTATGCTAATAAATTGGGAAAAATAATACTCGTATTTCTTCCATCTCATTTATATTCGATTCCGGTGATTAAATTATCTTAAACCCACTTCAAATTAATAGTAACGTAGAAAAATTAAATGGCAGAAATAATCAATGCCACAAAATCATCAATAAAATTCAAGGTGATGAGGCAGACGCCGGAGCTGATCCACCCGGCGTGTTCCACGCCATACGAGTCCAAGGAATTATCGGACTTGGACAGTACCAACGAACTTCGTCTTCAAGCCCCGTTAATCATGTTTTACAGGAACCCTACTAGTAATATAAACCCGTATTTTAGGGGATCTGACCCGGTAAAGGTGATCAAGGACGCAATAGCTAAGGCGTTAGTGTCGTACTATCCATTAGCGGGGCGGTTGAGGGAGACGAGCGAGGGGAAGCTGGTTGTTAAGTGTAATGGAGAGGGTGTTCTCTTCATCGAGGCCGATGCTGATGTCACTCTTGACGACTTTGGTCATCCCCTTTATCCTCCTTTTCCTTGCTCCGATGAGCTTCTATATGATGTTCCTGGCTCTAGTGATATCTTGCACTCCCCGTTGCTTCTCATTCAGGTATATTTAAAATCATGCTGAGCCCGAGCTTGgtcttgctcggcttgtgctcaagaaccaaaactcgagctcgagccgatctcgagcttactCGAGTTTGAAAAAAATGTGTTCGTTATCAAGTTTGtgagctttaacgcgagctcgaaCCAAATTCGAGCTcaaatcgagcctatatataatataaattttaaattttaaattttttttcttcCGATATTTTTCATAATGAGAATCGAAAGTTATATGTAAAAATATATGGTAAATCCGTTAGATATTTAATATGTGTGATACAAAGATATAActatgataaaatatttttataaaatatgagcaatatcttaCCTAATTAATCgcacaagttcgagccgctcgcGAGTTTTTCGAGTCGAGCCAGCGTTTGCTCGGCTTGgctcgttaagctctcgagctAAGCCCGAGCCGAGTTCGCAttagccgagctttgaccgagcttttatcgagccgatctcgagttgctcgcgagctgtctcggTTCATTAACACCCCTAGACAGAGTTAGGATTTACGGTTAGGTGGGGTGAAAATTTTCAGCGGGAGCAAATAAGTAATGTAACATGGGAAActcgaaaaaatttcaaaaatttaaaccAAAACTTTCGAATTTTAACCAAAACTTTCAAAATTTTAACCAAAACTTTTGATTGGTTTCGAATAGAGCCTTCGTGAATTTTAACCAAAACTTTCGCATATATTCAACAAACGTTTGGAATAGGATTGAACAGAATGAGTATTATTGTAACTTAGACTCGGAGCACATGTAAGAAAAACTGATaacttaacaaaattaataagtAACAATTATTCTTGTTTTCCTTTTTGAAAGCAGGTGACCCGATTGAAATGTGGAGGGTTCATATTTGCACTTCGACTAAATCACACAATGGCAGATGGGGTTGGATTAGCACAATTCTTGAACGCGGTAACTGAGCTCGCAGGTGAGGCCCAACACCCATCGATTTCACATGTGTGGATGCGTCACCTTCTTAGTACTCCACATCCGTCCCACGGTAGGTGCCTTAGTGTTTGCGACAAGTCTAAATGTCTAATGACATCCAGCTCAACAAGGACAATGAAAAAATCACAAGCATTTTTCCACTTGATGACTTGGTTCACAAGTCATTCTTCTTTTGTGAGTACTCTTTAAGTTCTAGGCCATGTTTAATAAACAGCATATTGAGCAAAATTAGTAGATTTCGGCCTAACTAGTAGTTTGACCAAACAATCTACTATTTTAATGTGTTTAGTAAACGGCGTATAAAACTGATAGCATATTGGTCGGAATCTACTGTTTTTGAATATGCAGCTAAAAGCAGCATATTGCATTAGCATATTCACTTTATTCATGAAACCATTCTGATTATCTTAAAATCTGCAAATTACCAAACACCCTTTTCCAATTCTGCTGATTTATTTGATAGTCAAACCTACTACCGAAATTTGTTAACCGTATTCTGCTATCATTATCCGCTATCATGAATCTGCTTATTTTGTTTGCCAAACAGGGCCCTAACCTTTTCTTTCTTGTATATCTGGAAATTCTCCTTTCAGACGGACTTTTTCTGTCTGAAATTAAGACAGAGAAATGTGATCATTTCACAATAAAATATTACCATTTGTTTCTTGTTAAAAAGTGATAATTTTAGTAAAACATTTTATCTAAAATCTAAATGATCATTTTTCATTATAAAATATTGACATTTTCTCGTGACTAAGATATTGACCCTatttggtaaacagcatattgagTAAAATTACTAGATTCCGGCCTAATTAATAGATTGACTCATCAATCTACCATTTTCatgtgtttggtaaacggcgTATTTTGATAGGATATTGGCCGGAATCTACTATTCAGTTTATTCATGAAATTATTCTAGTTGTCCTATAATCTGCTAATTATCACACCATTTCTTAATCTGCTAATTTAATTTGATAATCAAACCTGCTACTAAAATCTGCTAACGTTCTCCGCTATTATGAATCTGCTTCTGCCGTTTGCCAAACAAGGCCATTATCGTATCTACTCGTATAAAGTGGTCGATTATTTGTTACATACACAGGGTCTACTGAAATAGCTCGCCTACAACAATCAATTCCGTCATCAACAACATTCGAGCTCATAAGCGCCCACCTATGGCGAAGCCGAACCATGGCTTTGTACGATAACCCTCAAGAGTCCGTACAACTAAGATACACTATGAACACCCGGTCAAAATGATACGAATATGGCTGTCATTTCATCTTAGACTATGTTCAATGTATTTTGTTCATTGTTTTTGACGTTGGACTATGTTCAATGTCTTTCCTTCAAGCCTTTGCATTTAAACTACAAGTAATAGAGATTAGATTCAATGTTAGTGGTTAgttcttttagtataaatagaggccatCATTTGTAAAATAGATATTGAAGAATTGAGATGAAAACAAAAAAAGATCGATGAGTTCGATAAAAAACGTTGGAGTTTGACGCGATCAAGCTTTAGCCCGAGtaatattcaataggtcttgagtattctcacccattactcgtgttataggtctagcaccgagtaaatatcccattgacttgaattcgacacatgaattcaaggcaaatacccttttattttatttttctattaaTCCGCTTCCGCAATTTTCGcatcatatggtatcagagctcCGACTCTTGATTTCCCATAATCGAGACGATCCTAGGTGTGTCGAAGCCATCTTTTCgttgaatttccgattgcgattgaaattcaaaggttaaacttgaacaggtagtttgagggttaatcggtttgcATCTCGGGAACAAGTTTCTAGTAATTTGTTATTCAAGGCGTGAcggagacaaaaaaaaaattacaaaaaaaaaaaaagttactgttcacagccgtgttactgttcatccgtgagaaaacaaaaaaaaatggtcCCAAACGGTCTTAAGGTGTGTCGAAGTCAagatgttggttgaatttccggttgcgattggaattcaaaggttaaactcgagcgaggtagttcgagggttgatcgacttttgataacccatatcataggttcaagaatcgggacgattctttttcaAGAAAGGGCGGATGATGCGATCCAAGTTAGTAACTCGGAGTTGGTTGATGAGCTGGTTGTGAACACTCACGGTGATAGTCTGATTGTGGCTCGTGGTTTTCAGCCTATGAGCTTCAATCATCCTTCCTATGTGAATTTGCTAAGTATGGTGCATGAGAGCTGATTGTGGCACGCATTCCAAGGGAAGGACGGTCCAAGCTTCACGTTTTTATTAGCATTTTCAGATTattgttgttaaaataaaatctaaGCTTATTTAGTATTTGTCTTGATACATTGAACTTGTAGCATTAATGGTTGTAATCAAGTGAAGAGTGATTGCTCAACTCTTCACATTTTGGCTGCTCATTTCGGTTCTTTGGAGGCTATATAATGCCTTGTTGCTTATGAATAAAACAAGACCAGAAATTTAGAAAAACTTGTTTTGAGTTGAAAATGGCTGCGGCCAATCCTTTGTTTTTATTCAACGCGTTTTGAGTAAATTCACGATcattctcaataggtcttgagtttggtccccattgttattgttataggtctaacaatagcaaatatcccattggttcgatttattcacataattcgaaacaaatatcctttatttcttgtttcattcacatataaaaaaacacataaaaattaccTTTATCAATTTCGACAATCGATACCATCAAGACTGCTTCGATTCAATAAATTCCGCTTCCGCATTCACATCATATAAACTCCGCTGCCCAATTCGTATCATAagtgctctgataccatatgatgCGAAAATTGCGGAAGCGGAttaatagaaaaataaaataaaagggtatttgccttgaattcatgtgtcgaattcaagtcaatgggatatttactcggtgctagacctataacacgagtaatgggtgagaatactcaagacctattgaatattaCTCGGGCTAAAGCTTGATCGCGTCAAACTCCAACGTTTTTTATCGAACTCATCGATCTTTTTTTGTTTTCATCTCAATTCTTCAATATCTATTTTACAAATGatggcctctatttatactaaaagaacTAACCACTAACATTGAATCTAATCTCTATTACTTGTAGTTTAAATGCAAAGGCTTGAAGGAAAGACATTGAACATAGTCCAACGTCAAAAACAATGAACAAAATACATTGAACATAGTCTAAGATGAAATGACAGCCATATTCGTATCACAAAATACAACCCTTCATTACCAGCAGGATATTACGGCAATGTCATCGCCATCTGGACTGCTCAAGCCACAGTAGACGAGCTCTCCGGAAAACCTTTTCAATACACTGTGGATCTTGTAAAAAGAACAAAGGACAATGTCACCGAGGAATACTTAAACTCGTTAGCTAATCGCATGGCAGTCGAAGGTAGCCTAGTGACCGGCGCTAGGGATTTGGACAGACTTCTGGTGGCTGATCATAGACGACTACGGGTTAATTGTTTGGATTTCGGTTGGGGTCGACCCGTTTATGGTGGGTACCTACTATATGGTGGGTTTGATCTGAGTTTAAGGTGGTTTGCTTGTTTTACACCTTTTAAACATCTTAGGGAGTTAGGCGTTTTGGTTCCTATTTGTTTGCCTCGCTTGGCTATGAAAAAGTTTGTTAAATTGTTTAGTCTTGTGTAAAACCGTTGGATAATAGACAACAAATGTAGCTACAAAATCGCGTCTCAAGCCCGTGTTGTAAGCTTGGTTTACGTAAATTAGGTGattaatcatttataataaattttGTATGATACAATTGACTAAATATAAAtgattaatataaaattaattgACTAAATATTGAGATACATTACACATCAATTGATCATGTTTAACTATCTTAGTTTTAATACACAGATTTAAAGCATAAACCCAACACTTAACTTTGTtgtttggttgatcaaggaacttaattttcctaggaaaatacaattcatgggaattaagttccctCATCCAATTCGGGTGAATTTCGAAAAAGTGTTTAGTTgctcatgtaggaattaaatTTCACAGGAACTTCCAATGACCAAGGAGGGAGTAGCTAAGCAACTTCCTacatcatgtaggcattggaaGCTCCTGGAAAGTTCTAATTCCTacattttccaaaatttatggcaaccaaacaacccatgtttttccaaatcatgggattttccaaTGCCTATGTTTTCTAGGTGGCAACCAAACGACCCTATACAAACATTTAATGGAACCAGTCCGTTTATAAATGCACAGGATTTAATGTATGAGGTAGCAATAAAAAAATAGTTTATAAATGCATGTGAAGGGATTTGAACCCGGGGCGACCCCTATACAAACATTTAATGGAACCAGTCCGTTTATAAATGCACAGGATTTAATGTATGAGGTAGCAATAAAAAATTAGTTTATAAATGCATGTAGGCAGTAGGTGGAAAACCAATGCCTTTACCATTGAGCCACAAGATATTTATTGTATATTTAATGGAATAATATTTACTTATCTACTACTCCGTATTTAGCAATAATTGAGGTAACAAAAATACGTCTTCTAAACCAATTTTTTTATGTTTGGGGTAGCGGACGCCACCCCTTGCTTACTAGGTGGGTCCGCCCCTGCAACAATCTATTAACctaaatctgctaattaccaaacacttctactaaatatgctaattgaaatatactagtcaaacttgttaatcaaatctgtcatttataatctgcttttctAATATTAATCTGTTGAGTACCAAACAGAGCCATACATATAAGATCAAGAAGATCTTAAAACTCACAAACCTCTCAAATAATAAAAAATGAcattaaaataattatttttagagagtaAAAATATCGACTTATCAATTCCTGGCAAACCATATTGAAAATTATCGCCAAAATTTGCCTCAAATGAAAATACAATGTTTTTTAGACACGGTAATAACTCAAAACAAATGACAATTACATTAAAATTGAGCGGAATAACTAATATGAATACTCAACTTTGGACTATATTCTATATATTTCTATCCATCAAAATCAAATACGAAGAAAATCTAATGGAGTATATTATTTAATTTgtactttatatatatatatatatatatatatatatatatatatatatgttaggcccagtttaacctggtctgaccataacctggTCCGACTCAATGAAGCTGAATGGTTGAGACACAGACCGGACAAGACTAACTACTATCTGGCTGgtgaagaatattatggcaagaagactactaaatcctggaagagaagcctgataatCAGTATATCATAGCTTGGCGGATTCTCGAAAATAGCCTGGATTAggcagataaacaagaaatacgaTTGTATAAGCTAAATAaccgtgccctattctcaaggaagaccaagtccaaacctagAACTATAtaatccatgaatctggacggaaagaaAGGAAAAGgctaaggattggttgagttgagaacgggtcaagcaagctaataggaagcatgccctattattccggTGACAGTTCCTACAATTTGGGGAAGAGGTTGCTGATTATAGACGTTGCTCAATATAAACGTTAGGAGGGAGAAAAATATAAATAGGAGATTTCCAACAATTGTAAAGTCATTCATTATTGCTTAATTTTATCTATACTTTATCTTTTTTACTCTTGAGCATTTGAATATTCTTTCAACATTGTGCCCGGTATATCAAAACAATAAAAACGTTATTCTTTATACTCATTTCTTTCTTTGTCATTTATTCATACCATTCtaatcttatagaactagataccctgatcactatataactaagccggatccctccaggaaaatcctgctaaaacaattggcgcccaccgtggggcatctagttcttcaaaccaataaaattctccttattatctttcaattaatattcacacacaaaaatggtggaactcaccgctgaacaacaattagcggctgctctggccaaaatcaaggaattggaaacaatccaagagaaagcagctcaggctgaagcagaaatcaataggctgaaggaatctgagtctagcctgaagaagaaattggaaaatcaggcttcgggctccaagaccagattcgaaccaggaaccccattctcatccatcatcaaaaacatagacttctctaattttggaaccccggagaaggatacattatccggcactccaactattcccaatgatgagacaaacaaaactgaagccgcaataatgatggctatgcttcaggaaatccaaaaactccacaacaaaatagaaaatatacccggagtaccagaccctgtggctgaagtagaagttgacagctttgcggattcaccctttgcagatgaaattgcaaagattgatctacccaagaaatttactgtcccatccatgagaacctatgatggaacttctgattcacaaaatcatgttgccatattcaaacaaaaaatgttggctgcctcaatacccagtgaactcaggcaagtctgtatgtgcaaaggctttggcacaACCCTGACTGgggcagcattacaatggttcatcaatctcccaaatggaggtatcaagaattttgcagaattgatcaatgccttcaatcaacaattcgcaagtagcagagatatggccaagagaccaagCAACCTGTTCAGGATAAAGcagcttcctgaagaatctctcaaagaattcctggccagatttgtcaaagaaaaggtggccattcccagatgCGATGAAGAAACAAAGAGAGAAGCATTCAgacaaggagtcctgcttgacagtgacatctatgcagatctaaccaagaaagcatgtccaacctttgccactgtccaatccatcgccttagagcatgtcagattagaagaagatctcaacttcaggacgaactcatccggaggaaagcaaggctatggacacaccaACAGGAAAAGTTcataccagaaaggaggcaatcctagatcagcaccctattccaggcctgaacgatctgaagtcaatatgACACAAGAGCATAAAGGTAACCTCTCTAGCctcccaactattcctgaatataacttctccattaatactgcaggattaatcaaacgcctggaaaacctgggagatacagtcagatggccaaagaagtccgacaaccccaggaaggatccaacaagatggtgtgacttccatcaggacatcggacacaccacagaagaatgcattcattcgaaacaagtggcatatcttctaaagaaaggctacttgaaagatataatccagcagccaaagaataaagatgaaggacaaaataaGAGAGACCCGGAAGCAgcgagagatcctcctcctcctcccccatctatgaagtcaaattcataaatggaggatcgaaatcgtggtcCGACCACTCTGCACCAAGAGGATATCCAGGGAATCCGGACTTCAACCTCCTCCCAAGCCCGTGTCATTGCCCGCTatcacctttgatgactcggatctcGCAAGGAATATCGGTCTACACCATGACACCGGTAATCACAATGCAAATCGGCACGACCAAAGTATCAAGAATTCTGATAGATGGAGgaagctcaatcaacctggtgatgcttgacgtccttaaagctatgaagatagacgaaagcaagatcataaagaaatccggcgtcctggttggattcatgGAGAAACaaaaacaccctgggagaaatcaccgcctacctatgtggagggcgtggcttcatatgagagatttggagtaatggattgcttatcctcatataatgtaatccCTGGgcaccatggatccacaatgtcaaagcaatcccatcaacataccatcaatgcgtgaaaattccaacgaatggggataaccaccatcgaggagaacaaaggactgccagaatgttacactcgggctttgaaaccctcaaagtcgggTAAGtctccttgcatagcaattaaagtcacctgtcagggaagaatacatagcacaaacacagatggaaacaggagaagtcatattagacccagaattcccgacagaaagtacttgtagggtcgatgcacccgactcaatcgaCCAAATCGGTCGACTTtcttaaaactaaaatgtcttgttttgcttggtcacattttgatatgactggcatagatgctgatgttattactcataagttgaacattgacaaatcctttaagcctgtacaaagaaaaagagaagaaaatttgctgcagaaaggcacgaaattatcaaccaagaagttgacaagctcttggacatgggaatgatcgggaagtgatgtaccccgactggcttgcaaacgtggtagtcgtccaaaagaaaaatggcaaatggagagtctgcgtagattacaccgacttaaacaaagcctgcccaaaagatccatttcccctaccacacatcgatgcaatggtagatgccactgcaggccacgaaatgttgacattcatggatgcctccaaatgattcaatcaaataaaaatgcatccaAGAGACCAGAAAGCACAAAGCTTTCATCACtttgaaagaggtatatattgttatcttgctatgccctttggattaaaaatgcaggtgcaacctaccaaaggctagtcaacatgatgttcaaagatcgataggagacaccatggaagtctatagatgacatggtagtcaaatcaaaaaagcGAAAGACcatgtcaaagacctggaagtagcctttcaaatattggaaaaattcaatatgaagctcaacccacaaaaatgccacttcgagTCTCGTGAAAATtcttgggctacatggtgacaaagagaggaatagaagccacccTGAGcggatcaaagctatcctggagctagaaccaccaaagacagtcaaagataTACAAAACCGATCGAAGGATAGCGCCCTGaacagttcatttcaagatcatcgaaaAGATGCAAATCGTTTATAACCCgctaaggaaaaacaaagactTCCAATGGACCCACGATCATCAGCCGcctttgaagacttgaaaatatatctatcctccCCCTTTacttggcaaaaccagtcaaagatgaaccccgacagtATATACATCGATCCACAAACTTGTCGGTGCGatcctggtcaaagaagcggacggacaacaaagactgtctactatgtaagtaaaagtctctggATGCGAAATCGGTATGGATtactagaaaaatatgttttagctttaataatgagttgcacaaaattaagaccatattttgaaagtcaccctataatagttagaacaaatcttcctattaagtctgtacttaggagaccagaattgtcctggacgaatgtgcaaatggtcacccactaagcacatacaatataacgtttgaaccaaggacagcaattaaatcacaagcactagcagattttgtggctgattttagtccgaccctagaaccgacctaataaaagaagtaaataaaccgacCAAATGACCAAAAGcaggacctagaatggaccctatttgtcgatggagcagccaatacaaggggcacaggcctaggtgtagtactaaaatcaccacagggggataagatagtacaggctataagttgtgcatttgaggccaccaacaatgaggcgAGAATATGAAGCCACGATagcggattaaaggtatgtattgatctTGGTGTGCAAAATTTAAAGGTACGACCGATTCCCTTCTCGTCTCCAACCAGGTAAATGGCATATATCTTtgcaaaagaccccaaaatgatgctttatctagatgttgttcaaatgctaaaatcaaagtttaaaaactttaatattgaccaaatttccGGGGACTTAAATACCCGTGGCGATGCCTTAGCCTACCTAGggtccaactttagtccccttgattttgacaaaatacccattgtgcatttattagaaccggcaataaacaaacaagatgaaagtttcccaatctacattgctaattcttggacgaaaccttactatgatcGCTACAACAGGAATCCtacccttaaataagcaagatgccgagCAATCAAAATAAAAGGCgccgtatactattattgacaacgtgctttttaagaaatcgcagtcgGACCTTACCTCGGATGCCGGAACCACAGGAAGGCGAaagcagatattatcagaaatccatgaaggatcttgtggaaatcacaaaggtggaagaagcctggcaagcaaagtactcgaacgggatattattggcccaccttaagagccgattgcctggatttcactctaaatgcaaagcctcgccgattcacggaccatatatccatcagccatccgaggaactacattccatatccgcaccctggccatttatgaagtggggcatggatatagtaggaaaactacctcaagcacccggacagaaagttttcatgctagcaatgaccgattacttctccaaatggatagaagtttGAATCATACGAAAAGTCAAGGAGaaagatgtcatagcattcatcaaacataatatcatatgtagatatggcatcccctccgaaatagtatgcgacaatggcacacaatttgtgggaaaaagaacaaagaccttacgtgctcaatggaacatcaactgtaacatccacgccaggatatccaaaagccaacggtcaagtGAATCCGGTAACAAAGTGGTGATCACCAGtataaagaaaaagctggaaagaagaa
It includes:
- the LOC141591359 gene encoding benzyl alcohol O-benzoyltransferase-like isoform X1, translating into MAEIINATKSSIKFKVMRQTPELIHPACSTPYESKELSDLDSTNELRLQAPLIMFYRNPTSNINPYFRGSDPVKVIKDAIAKALVSYYPLAGRLRETSEGKLVVKCNGEGVLFIEADADVTLDDFGHPLYPPFPCSDELLYDVPGSSDILHSPLLLIQVTRLKCGGFIFALRLNHTMADGVGLAQFLNAVTELAGEAQHPSISHVWMRHLLSTPHPSHGRCLSVCDKSKCLMTSSSTRTMKKSQAFFHLMTWFTSHSSFGLLK
- the LOC141591359 gene encoding benzyl alcohol O-benzoyltransferase-like isoform X2; amino-acid sequence: MAEIINATKSSIKFKVMRQTPELIHPACSTPYESKELSDLDSTNELRLQAPLIMFYRNPTSNINPYFRGSDPVKVIKDAIAKALVSYYPLAGRLRETSEGKLVVKCNGEGVLFIEADADVTLDDFGHPLYPPFPCSDELLYDVPGSSDILHSPLLLIQVTRLKCGGFIFALRLNHTMADGVGLAQFLNAVTELAGSTEIARLQQSIPSSTTFELISAHLWRSRTMALYDNPQESVQLRYTMNTRSK